One stretch of Niallia sp. XMNu-256 DNA includes these proteins:
- a CDS encoding spore germination protein has translation MEQKKEKKILVKNNIEDNVDYLREELGVGKSFDIIHLDVEYAEHKMAMFLVDGLVKDDLLHLLMKFLAKVKKEELEKDLLKKLLRTYIPYIEISTTDDLSEVVSGVLAGPTALIIDGIDEAILIDARTYPVRGPEEPDTERVVRGSRDGFVETIVFNTALTRRRVRDRSLRMKFMQVGRRSKTDVVLCYLEDIADESMVKNLEDTISKIDTDGLPMADKTIEEYISGSYWNPFPVVRFTERPDTAATHLFEGHVIIFVDGSPSAMITPVTYWHHLSHAEEYRNNPISGAYLRFVRYLAVFASIFLLPLWYLFVIDPQLLPAGLEFIGPNKEGTIPLILQFLLIEMGLDMLRMAAIHTPTSLATALGLVAALMIGQIAVEVGLFTNEVILYFALAAIGTFATPSYELGLANRLVRIFLLILTAIFHTPGYVIGTALFIIFLSRMESFGVPYLWPFIPFNFRSFRDVLIRAPIPLKNRRPRILNPKDPDR, from the coding sequence ATGGAACAGAAAAAAGAGAAAAAAATACTCGTTAAGAATAATATTGAAGATAACGTCGACTATTTACGTGAAGAACTCGGAGTCGGAAAGAGTTTTGATATTATCCATTTAGATGTGGAGTATGCAGAACATAAGATGGCAATGTTTTTAGTAGATGGATTAGTAAAAGACGATCTTCTCCATCTACTAATGAAATTTTTAGCCAAGGTAAAAAAGGAAGAGCTCGAAAAGGATTTACTAAAAAAACTTCTTAGAACTTATATTCCTTATATCGAAATTAGCACAACAGATGACTTAAGCGAAGTCGTTAGTGGGGTTTTAGCTGGACCTACTGCGCTCATCATTGATGGAATCGATGAAGCTATTTTAATTGACGCTCGGACATATCCGGTTCGAGGTCCTGAAGAGCCAGATACAGAAAGAGTTGTTCGTGGTTCTCGAGATGGTTTCGTTGAAACAATTGTGTTTAATACGGCTTTAACAAGGAGAAGGGTTCGAGACCGCTCTTTACGAATGAAGTTTATGCAAGTTGGGCGCAGGTCCAAAACAGATGTTGTGCTTTGTTATTTAGAGGATATTGCCGACGAAAGTATGGTCAAAAATTTAGAAGATACAATCTCAAAAATTGATACAGATGGTCTTCCGATGGCCGATAAAACGATTGAAGAATATATTTCAGGTAGTTATTGGAATCCTTTTCCTGTCGTTCGGTTTACGGAAAGACCTGATACAGCTGCCACTCATCTTTTTGAAGGGCATGTCATTATTTTTGTAGATGGCTCACCTTCTGCTATGATTACACCTGTGACCTATTGGCACCATTTGTCGCATGCTGAGGAATATCGAAACAATCCGATTTCAGGTGCTTACTTACGTTTTGTCCGATATTTAGCTGTCTTTGCATCGATCTTTTTATTACCGCTATGGTATTTATTCGTAATAGATCCACAACTATTACCAGCGGGTTTGGAATTCATTGGTCCAAATAAAGAGGGTACGATCCCTCTAATTCTCCAGTTCCTACTAATAGAAATGGGTCTTGATATGCTGCGAATGGCTGCGATTCACACACCAACATCTTTAGCCACAGCTCTCGGGCTAGTTGCCGCTCTAATGATTGGGCAAATCGCGGTTGAAGTTGGTTTGTTTACGAATGAAGTCATCTTGTATTTCGCCCTTGCAGCCATCGGGACATTTGCAACACCAAGTTATGAACTCGGGCTTGCAAACCGACTTGTAAGAATTTTCTTATTGATACTAACCGCAATCTTCCATACCCCTGGATATGTGATTGGTACTGCTTTATTCATTATTTTCCTATCCAGAATGGAATCTTTCGGTGTCCCTTATCTATGGCCGTTCATTCCGTTTAACTTCCGTTCATTTCGTGATGTACTCATTCGCGCTCCGATCCCTTTGAAAAACAGGCGTCCACGAATACTGAACCCAAAAGATCCTGATCGTTAA
- a CDS encoding YitT family protein translates to MKILETYFFLIFGAILQGMSMSLFLFPHSIPSGGGAGLAILMNHFFHLPLGFALWIANAVFLVFALNYFGFTWTFRTLFSVAVTSTTVSIITPLIPHFHFHILIELLIGGLGFGIGVGLLIRKGASSGGMVIPALMISSYRNWRPGQVMMVINLFIFLLTSVVIDYKIVAYAVICQFISTNIIDLIHKFKFHKYNFLSPSWRKR, encoded by the coding sequence ATGAAAATTCTTGAAACATATTTCTTCTTAATTTTTGGTGCGATTTTACAAGGCATGTCAATGTCATTATTTCTATTCCCACATTCTATCCCATCTGGCGGAGGAGCAGGACTAGCCATTCTAATGAATCATTTCTTTCATTTGCCACTCGGTTTTGCCCTGTGGATCGCAAATGCCGTCTTTTTAGTATTTGCTCTCAATTATTTTGGTTTTACATGGACATTTAGAACTTTATTTTCTGTAGCCGTTACTTCCACAACAGTCAGTATTATCACACCTTTGATCCCACATTTTCATTTTCATATCCTTATAGAGCTATTAATTGGCGGCCTTGGTTTCGGAATCGGTGTCGGTCTACTTATTCGAAAAGGAGCTTCAAGTGGGGGCATGGTGATTCCAGCCCTAATGATTTCCTCTTATCGAAACTGGCGACCAGGACAAGTTATGATGGTTATCAATCTATTTATATTTTTGTTAACTTCCGTTGTCATTGATTATAAAATTGTGGCCTATGCGGTTATTTGCCAATTTATCTCAACAAATATAATTGATCTAATTCATAAATTTAAATTTCATAAATATAACTTTTTATCTCCTAGTTGGAGAAAACGATAA
- the norA gene encoding multidrug efflux MFS transporter NorA codes for MVLQKNKKVTLTILLGNLFLAFLGIGLVIPVMPTLMHELHISGSTMGYLVAMFALFQLIVSPLAGKWVDQYGRKIIIIIGLIIFGISEFIFGVGESVPVLFFSRALGGISAAFIMPAVTAFLADITTRNERSKALGYMSAAINTGFIIGPGIGGFLAEVHTRLPFFVAAILGVVGAILSFLLLKEPERVQHKETQLSKRLEKKDTVKKVFQPLYFIPFILILISSFGLAAFESLVSLFVDVKFAFTPKDIAIVVMGGGLFGAIAQLFLFDRMARKFGEISVVLYCLILSSALTFIMTMVQSYWGVVLATFILFVGFDLFRPAITTYLSKIAGNEQGFVGGMNSMFTSIGNIFGPILGGALFDINVNYPYYFATAVLVLGIFIALYWKKRSTTNPFNVSINEA; via the coding sequence ATGGTGCTTCAAAAAAATAAAAAAGTCACCTTAACTATTTTATTAGGCAATTTATTTCTTGCCTTTTTAGGAATCGGTCTTGTAATTCCGGTTATGCCGACGCTCATGCATGAACTTCATATTAGCGGTTCGACTATGGGGTACTTAGTTGCCATGTTTGCGTTATTTCAATTAATTGTTTCTCCGTTGGCTGGTAAATGGGTGGATCAATATGGTCGTAAAATCATTATCATTATTGGGTTAATCATTTTTGGGATATCCGAATTTATTTTTGGAGTCGGTGAAAGTGTTCCTGTTTTATTCTTTTCTCGAGCTCTAGGTGGAATTAGTGCGGCATTTATTATGCCAGCGGTAACGGCCTTTCTTGCTGATATTACAACGAGAAATGAAAGATCAAAAGCTCTTGGTTATATGTCTGCGGCCATTAATACTGGATTTATTATTGGTCCAGGGATTGGCGGTTTTTTAGCTGAAGTCCATACACGGCTTCCTTTTTTTGTAGCCGCGATCCTCGGGGTTGTAGGCGCGATCCTTTCTTTTCTGTTATTAAAAGAGCCGGAAAGAGTTCAACACAAAGAAACCCAACTATCCAAGCGTTTGGAGAAAAAGGATACAGTTAAAAAGGTTTTTCAACCCTTATATTTCATTCCTTTTATCTTAATTTTGATTTCGAGTTTTGGGCTCGCTGCTTTTGAATCTCTAGTTAGTTTATTTGTCGATGTAAAATTTGCATTTACTCCAAAAGATATTGCCATTGTTGTTATGGGGGGTGGCCTGTTTGGTGCTATTGCCCAATTGTTTTTATTTGATCGAATGGCTAGGAAATTTGGAGAAATCTCAGTTGTCCTTTATTGTCTTATTTTATCTTCAGCCCTCACTTTTATTATGACAATGGTTCAATCGTATTGGGGCGTTGTTTTAGCGACGTTTATTTTGTTTGTGGGATTTGATTTATTTCGACCGGCGATTACAACCTATTTATCAAAAATTGCCGGTAATGAGCAGGGGTTTGTCGGTGGAATGAATTCGATGTTTACTAGTATAGGAAATATTTTCGGTCCCATTTTAGGTGGAGCTTTATTTGATATAAATGTGAATTATCCCTATTATTTTGCTACAGCGGTCCTAGTTTTAGGAATCTTTATCGCACTTTATTGGAAAAAAAGGTCCACAACCAACCCGTTCAATGTAAGTATAAATGAAGCATAA
- a CDS encoding fumarylacetoacetate hydrolase family protein, protein MRLIQFKLEDEIRLGIKTEKGVIDVKQAATLLSINAPSRIEEVIAEGEKALLQLKELAAKEVSYLSEDEIIYAPCLTQPEKIICVGLNYVDHARESNMEIPSSPVLFSKFNNALSAHNQTIALPKNAEKFDYEAELVIVIGKEAVNVSKEEALSYVFGYTVGNDLSARDLQFRTGQWLLGKTCDEFAPIGPELVTADELDPTNLDIQCRVNGEIRQSANTSDMIFDCATIISYLSQHLTLKPGDIIFSGTPDGVILGNPEDQQVWLKSGDEVQVYIEEIGTLVNVLE, encoded by the coding sequence ATGAGATTGATTCAATTTAAATTAGAGGATGAAATTCGCTTAGGGATTAAAACAGAAAAAGGTGTGATCGATGTTAAACAAGCAGCAACCTTATTGTCAATAAACGCACCTTCTAGAATCGAGGAAGTCATTGCAGAAGGGGAAAAGGCTCTTTTACAATTAAAAGAATTAGCAGCGAAAGAGGTTTCATATCTATCGGAAGATGAAATCATTTATGCTCCATGTTTAACACAGCCTGAAAAAATTATTTGTGTTGGTTTAAACTATGTGGATCATGCGAGAGAATCCAATATGGAGATTCCGAGTTCACCTGTTTTATTTAGTAAATTTAACAATGCTTTGTCAGCTCATAATCAAACGATCGCACTTCCTAAAAATGCAGAAAAGTTTGATTATGAAGCGGAATTAGTGATTGTCATTGGAAAAGAAGCAGTGAATGTTTCAAAAGAAGAAGCATTGTCTTATGTTTTTGGTTATACAGTCGGGAATGACTTATCTGCCCGTGATTTGCAGTTCCGTACAGGACAGTGGTTACTCGGAAAAACATGTGACGAATTTGCACCAATTGGCCCAGAGTTGGTGACGGCTGATGAACTAGATCCTACAAATTTGGATATTCAATGCAGAGTCAATGGAGAAATACGTCAATCTGCGAACACAAGTGATATGATTTTCGATTGTGCAACGATTATTAGTTATTTATCCCAACATCTTACGTTAAAGCCGGGTGATATCATTTTCTCAGGCACACCTGATGGAGTGATTTTAGGTAATCCAGAAGATCAACAGGTTTGGCTGAAATCAGGGGATGAGGTTCAAGTTTATATTGAAGAGATCGGTACTTTAGTGAATGTTTTAGAATAA
- a CDS encoding 5-oxoprolinase subunit PxpA, with product MYKIDLNCDMGESFGTYQLGNDEEILNFITSANIACGFHAGDPTTMRKTVRMALEKNVAIGAHPGLPDLAGFGRRNMQITPDEAYDLVLYQIGALSGFVKADGGKLQHVKPHGALYNMAAKDYQLSLSIAKAVYHIDPELILFGLAGSELIKAGEEVGLRCANEVFADRTYQKDGTLTPRTNSNALINKLEEAVHQVITMIKEGKVYSQQGIDIPINADTICIHGDGQHALEFAKHLVSSLLSEKIIVVKAENI from the coding sequence ATGTACAAAATCGATTTAAACTGTGATATGGGCGAAAGCTTTGGCACCTACCAACTAGGAAACGACGAGGAGATCTTAAATTTTATTACTTCTGCTAATATTGCTTGTGGTTTCCATGCAGGAGATCCAACTACTATGAGAAAAACAGTTAGGATGGCTTTAGAAAAAAATGTGGCCATCGGCGCCCACCCTGGATTACCGGATCTTGCAGGGTTTGGCAGGAGGAATATGCAGATTACACCAGATGAAGCGTATGACCTTGTTCTTTATCAAATAGGTGCTTTATCTGGCTTTGTTAAAGCAGATGGGGGAAAACTTCAGCACGTTAAACCTCACGGTGCCTTATATAATATGGCCGCTAAAGATTATCAATTGTCACTTTCCATTGCAAAGGCCGTCTATCATATTGATCCAGAACTCATTCTCTTTGGTTTAGCTGGAAGTGAACTCATTAAAGCTGGCGAAGAAGTTGGTTTGCGTTGTGCCAATGAAGTGTTTGCGGATCGCACTTATCAAAAGGATGGCACATTGACTCCAAGAACAAATTCAAATGCATTAATAAACAAACTAGAGGAAGCTGTACACCAGGTCATTACGATGATTAAAGAGGGGAAAGTCTATTCTCAACAAGGCATAGATATACCCATAAATGCGGACACCATCTGTATACATGGAGATGGTCAACACGCTTTAGAGTTTGCAAAACACCTAGTGTCTTCCCTATTAAGTGAAAAAATCATCGTCGTGAAGGCTGAAAATATTTAA
- a CDS encoding biotin-dependent carboxyltransferase family protein yields the protein MITILKQGFLTTIQDIGRYGYQKYGVITSGAMDSISLRLANLLVGNEENQPVLEMTIQGPHIRFEHDSLIAITGGDLSPMIDQTLIPLWKAIFVKKGTELTFSKAQTGCRAYLAIGGGFVVPEVLGSTSTYLRANIGGFKGRPLKAGDQLSIYPPKQHVIPFMEYARQNLLNRAFIEAKWSISTKYIPNFSSHPVIRIVKGRDYHFFTKESQYQLFHQPFSITPNSDRMGYRLLGPLLKLDKLQEMISAAVTFGSIQVPSEGNPIILMADRQTTGGYPIIGEVATVDLPLIAQTKPGDSLSFLEISHQDSQLLYLNREQNLRSIKQGIIQKYREEA from the coding sequence ATGATTACTATTCTTAAGCAAGGGTTTCTAACAACCATACAGGACATAGGTCGATACGGGTATCAAAAATACGGTGTGATTACGAGCGGAGCCATGGATTCTATCTCACTAAGACTAGCAAACTTGTTAGTTGGAAATGAAGAAAATCAACCTGTTCTAGAAATGACGATACAAGGACCTCATATTCGATTTGAACATGATTCATTAATTGCTATTACAGGAGGAGATCTATCTCCGATGATTGACCAAACTCTCATTCCGCTTTGGAAGGCGATTTTTGTTAAAAAAGGGACTGAATTAACGTTTTCTAAAGCACAGACAGGCTGCAGAGCTTATTTAGCAATCGGAGGAGGTTTTGTCGTTCCAGAGGTGTTGGGAAGTACTTCAACCTACCTTCGTGCTAATATTGGAGGTTTTAAAGGAAGACCCTTAAAAGCGGGGGATCAACTATCTATTTATCCACCGAAACAACATGTGATTCCATTTATGGAATATGCGCGTCAAAACTTACTAAACCGGGCCTTCATTGAAGCAAAATGGTCCATTTCAACTAAATACATTCCTAATTTCAGCTCTCATCCAGTCATTCGAATCGTCAAAGGGCGTGATTATCATTTTTTTACTAAAGAATCTCAATACCAATTATTTCACCAACCCTTTTCGATCACGCCCAATTCTGATCGAATGGGCTATCGCTTACTTGGGCCTTTATTAAAATTAGATAAACTACAAGAAATGATTTCAGCAGCAGTTACATTTGGAAGTATTCAAGTTCCGTCTGAGGGCAATCCAATTATCCTCATGGCTGATCGACAAACAACGGGTGGATACCCGATTATTGGGGAAGTTGCAACTGTCGATCTACCTTTAATTGCTCAAACTAAACCGGGTGATTCTTTGTCCTTTTTAGAAATTAGTCATCAAGACTCACAGCTCCTCTATTTAAATAGGGAGCAAAACCTTCGATCCATCAAACAAGGAATTATACAAAAGTATCGAGAGGAAGCTTAA
- the pxpB gene encoding 5-oxoprolinase subunit PxpB, with protein MNYHLTPLSDHGIIIELGQEINTETFSHVQVISTYLEEQPFQWMIEYVPAFTTVTIYYDPKTILLHHSPHTLPFDYVKKQVSKMLNLLQSYARVTPSIIEVPVCYGGEWGPDIEIVASRNHLSVEEVIRIHTSTRYQVYMIGFAPGFPYLGGLPKELATPRKSSPRLAIPAGSVGIAGNQTGIYPLETPGGWQIIGNTPLQLFRPMEDPPCLLKAGDQIIFKSISKEEFHQWEDKLQV; from the coding sequence ATGAATTATCATTTAACACCATTAAGTGATCATGGAATTATTATAGAACTAGGCCAAGAAATCAATACTGAGACCTTTTCACATGTTCAAGTTATTTCTACCTACCTAGAAGAACAGCCTTTTCAATGGATGATTGAATATGTACCTGCTTTTACAACGGTTACCATTTATTATGACCCGAAAACCATACTTTTGCATCATAGTCCACATACACTGCCATTTGATTATGTAAAAAAACAGGTTAGTAAGATGCTAAACCTATTACAATCATATGCAAGAGTAACACCTAGCATCATTGAGGTACCTGTTTGCTATGGCGGTGAATGGGGGCCCGATATTGAAATTGTTGCAAGTAGGAATCATCTATCTGTTGAAGAGGTTATTCGGATTCATACATCTACACGTTATCAAGTCTATATGATTGGTTTTGCACCAGGTTTTCCCTATCTTGGAGGATTACCCAAGGAATTAGCGACACCTAGAAAGTCATCGCCAAGACTAGCCATTCCCGCAGGATCTGTTGGAATTGCCGGCAACCAAACAGGCATTTATCCCCTCGAAACTCCTGGCGGTTGGCAAATTATTGGGAATACACCTCTTCAACTATTCCGCCCAATGGAAGATCCACCGTGCCTATTAAAAGCGGGAGATCAAATCATCTTTAAATCGATAAGTAAAGAGGAATTTCACCAATGGGAGGATAAGCTGCAAGTATGA
- the fabF gene encoding beta-ketoacyl-ACP synthase II → MKKRVVITGIGALTPLGNNTESTWENIKKGVSGIGIAESLDLDKVDVKLAGEVKGFKPEEYLDRKEARRMGRFSQLAVAASKMAVADAGLQIGENIPPERVGVWIGSGIGGLGEFEEQHKKFLEKGQRRVNPFTIPMLIPDMAAGRVSIELGAKGINNASVTACASGANSIGDAFRAIQYGNADAIIAGGAEATITEMTIAGFSNMTALSTNPDPETACRPFDKNRDGFVIAEGSGILILEELEHAKARGAKIYGEIIGYGATGDAYHITSPAPDGDGAARAMQEALTDAGIDPTEVDYINAHGTSTPLNDLYETMAIKTVFKEHAYQLAVSSTKSMTGHMLGAAGAVEAIFSILTIRDSMIPPTIHYETLDEELDLDYVPNVAKEKQVNVVVSNSLGFGGHNATLVFRRFSE, encoded by the coding sequence ATGAAAAAAAGAGTCGTAATAACTGGTATTGGAGCGTTAACTCCATTAGGAAATAACACTGAGTCAACGTGGGAAAACATTAAAAAAGGGGTTTCAGGAATCGGAATTGCTGAGTCCCTTGATTTAGATAAAGTAGATGTGAAGTTGGCTGGAGAGGTAAAGGGCTTTAAACCTGAAGAATATCTTGACCGTAAAGAAGCGCGAAGAATGGGACGGTTTAGCCAATTAGCGGTTGCTGCTAGTAAAATGGCAGTTGCCGATGCAGGCCTGCAAATTGGTGAAAATATCCCCCCTGAACGAGTAGGGGTTTGGATTGGTTCAGGAATTGGTGGATTAGGAGAATTTGAAGAGCAGCATAAGAAGTTTTTAGAAAAAGGGCAGAGAAGGGTTAACCCTTTTACGATTCCAATGCTTATACCAGATATGGCTGCTGGAAGAGTATCCATTGAGCTGGGAGCAAAGGGAATTAACAACGCTTCTGTGACGGCATGTGCGTCAGGGGCTAACTCTATTGGCGATGCATTCCGTGCAATTCAATATGGGAATGCCGATGCAATTATTGCGGGAGGTGCGGAAGCAACGATTACAGAAATGACCATCGCAGGATTTTCGAATATGACGGCTCTTTCTACAAATCCTGATCCCGAAACTGCATGTCGTCCTTTTGATAAGAATCGAGACGGATTTGTGATTGCTGAAGGTTCTGGAATTTTAATCTTGGAAGAATTAGAACATGCGAAGGCCCGTGGTGCTAAGATTTACGGTGAAATAATTGGTTACGGAGCAACAGGTGATGCTTATCATATTACTTCTCCGGCACCAGATGGTGATGGCGCTGCACGTGCAATGCAAGAGGCATTAACAGATGCTGGAATTGATCCAACCGAAGTCGATTACATTAATGCCCACGGCACATCCACTCCATTAAATGATTTATATGAAACAATGGCGATTAAAACGGTTTTCAAAGAACATGCTTATCAATTAGCGGTAAGTTCAACCAAATCAATGACTGGCCATATGTTAGGTGCAGCGGGAGCCGTTGAGGCGATCTTTTCGATCCTAACAATTCGAGATTCGATGATCCCTCCAACGATTCATTATGAAACACTTGATGAAGAATTGGATTTGGATTATGTACCGAATGTAGCAAAAGAGAAACAAGTCAATGTTGTCGTTTCGAATTCATTAGGATTTGGCGGACATAATGCGACATTGGTGTTTAGAAGATTTTCTGAGTGA
- a CDS encoding ABC transporter ATP-binding protein — MSNNMIEVTNVDKKYINGKESNHVLDQVSFHVKKGEIVTLLGKSGCGKSTLLNMVGGFEKADVGSVMLDGQEVTRPTRKCIMLFQQINLLPWRTVLKNVELGLEGEKMGEEEKNKRVMDALKLVSLEEHLHKFPHELSGGMQQRVSIARALAMQPDVILMDEPFAALDTFNRYLLQDELLRIQEKMKTTILIVTHDIDEAVYLSDRILIMSSHPGRIFKDISIKLAKPRDRAGEDYHYYRKRILQDFELSGNRQEPEYTI; from the coding sequence ATGTCTAACAATATGATTGAAGTAACGAATGTAGATAAGAAATATATAAATGGAAAAGAGTCCAATCATGTACTTGATCAGGTTTCTTTTCATGTTAAAAAAGGCGAAATCGTTACGCTGTTGGGAAAAAGTGGATGTGGAAAAAGTACTTTATTAAATATGGTAGGCGGCTTTGAAAAGGCAGATGTTGGAAGTGTTATGCTTGATGGCCAAGAGGTGACACGCCCGACGAGGAAATGTATAATGCTGTTTCAGCAAATCAACCTTCTTCCATGGCGAACTGTATTAAAGAATGTGGAACTGGGACTTGAAGGAGAAAAAATGGGGGAAGAAGAAAAAAATAAACGTGTCATGGATGCGTTAAAGCTTGTGTCTCTTGAAGAACATCTTCACAAATTTCCGCATGAATTGTCTGGTGGAATGCAGCAGCGTGTCTCGATCGCAAGGGCTTTAGCCATGCAACCAGATGTGATTTTGATGGATGAACCCTTTGCGGCGCTAGATACTTTTAATCGCTACCTTTTGCAGGATGAGCTTTTGCGAATCCAGGAAAAGATGAAGACGACGATTTTAATTGTAACCCATGATATTGATGAAGCGGTCTATCTGTCTGACAGAATCCTAATTATGAGTTCTCATCCAGGGAGAATTTTTAAAGACATTTCTATTAAGCTAGCCAAACCTAGAGATAGGGCTGGGGAAGATTATCATTATTACCGAAAAAGAATATTACAAGATTTCGAGTTAAGCGGAAATCGTCAAGAACCTGAATATACGATATAA
- a CDS encoding ABC transporter substrate-binding protein, translated as MGEKRARLLILLIIFVMTIAACGQPVHQTAEKPTVKIGYLPITHAGPLYLDAHVYGGQFEDYQIEMVKFNSWPDLMDALNTGRIDGASVLIQLAMKAVEKGIDLKAVALGHKDGNVLISSQEIDHARELKGETFAIPHKFSTHNLLLYETLKKEGLTYKDVNVVEMPPAEMPAGLAAGQISGFVVAEPFGALAVKLDKGHVLHHSDDIWPNSYCCVLILRNDFIQNHQQATQSMVTQYVKSGEIANQKGEELYASYDQFMNVEKEVLDLSLEWISFDGLRIEKPEYEKLRDLVIEMGLMENPPEYEEFVDNTFIDKAM; from the coding sequence TTGGGGGAAAAGAGAGCAAGGTTGCTTATATTATTGATTATTTTTGTGATGACAATAGCGGCATGTGGGCAGCCTGTACACCAAACGGCAGAAAAGCCAACCGTTAAAATCGGTTACCTTCCTATTACTCATGCAGGGCCACTGTACCTGGATGCCCATGTTTATGGGGGTCAATTTGAGGATTATCAAATTGAGATGGTTAAATTTAACTCATGGCCGGATTTAATGGATGCCTTAAATACAGGAAGAATTGATGGTGCTTCTGTTTTGATTCAACTTGCCATGAAGGCAGTAGAAAAAGGAATTGATTTAAAAGCCGTAGCACTTGGTCATAAAGATGGAAATGTATTAATTTCATCACAAGAGATTGATCATGCTAGAGAATTAAAGGGAGAGACATTTGCAATTCCTCATAAATTTTCAACTCATAATTTATTATTATATGAAACATTGAAAAAAGAGGGTTTAACTTATAAGGATGTAAATGTGGTCGAAATGCCACCTGCAGAAATGCCTGCTGGTTTAGCGGCCGGGCAAATTAGTGGGTTTGTGGTGGCCGAACCATTTGGTGCGTTAGCAGTTAAACTCGACAAAGGACATGTTCTCCATCATTCAGATGATATTTGGCCTAATTCCTATTGTTGTGTTCTTATATTAAGAAATGATTTTATTCAAAATCATCAACAGGCTACACAATCCATGGTCACGCAATATGTTAAATCAGGTGAGATTGCGAATCAAAAAGGCGAGGAATTATATGCTTCATATGATCAATTTATGAATGTGGAGAAAGAGGTCTTGGATTTATCTCTTGAATGGATTTCTTTTGATGGATTGCGAATTGAAAAGCCAGAATACGAAAAGTTACGTGACCTTGTCATTGAGATGGGGTTAATGGAGAACCCTCCAGAGTATGAGGAGTTTGTAGATAATACATTTATAGATAAAGCGATGTGA
- a CDS encoding ABC transporter permease produces the protein MLKIGNKLLNFFIGMIILVIIWQIVIWVGNYPEALLPSPYSVGKAILTLVVEGTLFEHLKVSLGRFVAGYFSAIIPAILLGMVLARLPLVWQVIDPIVQVLRPVSPVAWSPFIVLWFGIGNMPAIVIIFIASFFPVLLTTVAGVNKIDRSYLKIAENLEIKKLPFMYKFIFPAAFPSIVSGLRLAVGTAWIFLVAGEMVGAQSGLGFLIVDARNTLNLDYVLAGIIFIGVSGFILDRLIGIFERWVGKHWGMVKST, from the coding sequence ATGTTGAAGATAGGAAACAAGTTGTTAAATTTTTTCATTGGTATGATCATTCTCGTAATCATTTGGCAAATTGTAATATGGGTAGGTAACTATCCGGAAGCGCTTCTTCCGTCTCCCTATAGTGTTGGGAAGGCAATTCTCACTTTGGTTGTAGAAGGAACTCTGTTTGAACATTTAAAGGTGAGTCTAGGTAGATTTGTTGCCGGCTACTTTTCAGCGATTATTCCGGCCATTCTTTTAGGAATGGTTTTGGCTAGGCTTCCATTAGTATGGCAAGTGATTGATCCGATCGTACAAGTGTTAAGACCAGTATCGCCAGTAGCTTGGTCCCCTTTTATCGTTTTGTGGTTCGGGATTGGCAATATGCCCGCGATTGTGATTATTTTTATAGCTTCCTTTTTTCCAGTTTTATTAACTACCGTTGCAGGTGTCAATAAAATTGATCGTTCTTACCTGAAAATAGCGGAGAACCTTGAAATAAAGAAACTGCCGTTTATGTATAAATTTATTTTTCCAGCCGCCTTTCCATCGATTGTAAGTGGTTTAAGGCTAGCGGTAGGAACGGCTTGGATTTTTCTTGTTGCTGGAGAGATGGTTGGGGCTCAGTCAGGCCTTGGATTTTTAATTGTTGATGCTAGAAATACGTTAAATCTCGATTACGTCCTGGCTGGTATTATTTTTATCGGTGTCAGTGGATTTATATTGGATCGTTTAATTGGAATATTTGAAAGATGGGTTGGAAAGCATTGGGGAATGGTAAAATCAACCTAA